catcatcaaacatcccaaaacacaaatattcatcaatggcataattcaaaatattcatcaattcacaaaattaagacatgggttttgaagtattcaaagcaacgatctcaaaaacgtaaaaatcatcaaaaccgaaacaatttcataccttaatcaagctagtaaagtgccgaaccctaaatgccatggatgttttctttctttgcaacattcggccaacaaagagatgataatggcttgttttatgttttgttttattatactatacattatttattaatttacttatttaacctttaataattaataaacaaaacatatataataaggtcatattagtcctttgccacccactatctatgttttagtctaattgcatcattaatcccccattttaaaaagacaacaacaattaggtacttttagatttaacccctaaatttttattttaagcgatttaatcattttatttaatcggacactcaaatgacaaaattaaaacacgaaaatttcacacaattaaattcacacataataaacacacaaataatattaaaatatttttttgactcggacttgtggtcccgaaaccactatgtccgattagagtcAAACCGGTTGTTANNNNNNNNNNNNNNNNNNNNNNNNNNNNNNNNNNNNNNNNNNNNNNNNNNNNNNNNNNNNNNNNNNNNNNNNNNNNNNNNNNNNNNNNNNNNNNNNNNNNNNNNNNNNNNNNNNNNNNNNNNNNNNNNNNNNNNNNNNNNNNNNNNNNNNNNNNNNNNNNNNNNNNNNNNNNNNNNNNNNNNNNNNNNNNNNNNNNNNNNNNNNNNNNNNNNNNNNNNNNNNNNNNNNNNNNNNNNNNNNNNNNNNNNNNNNNNNNNNNNNNNNNNNNNNNNNNNNNNNNNNNNNNNNNNNNNNNNNNNNNNNNNNNNNNNNNNNNNNNNNNNNNNNNNNNNNNNNNNNNNNNNNNNNNNNNNNNNNNNNNNNNNNNNNNNNNNNNNNNNNNNNNNNNNNNNNNNNNNNNNNNNNNNNNNNNNNNNNNNNNNNNNNNNNNNNNNNNNNNNNNNNNNNNNNNNNNNNNNNNNNNNNNNNNNNNNNNNNNNNNNNNNNNNNNNNNNNNNNNNAAATTGAAGGTGAAgaagtttgagggactaaatcataattttaccaaattaagtgatgactcaaggatggaattttaaaagatcataaagggaaaatggtcaattagaagagagagaaatctagaagataatgatgatgttggagatattttagattaataaataaataaatattagtttattaatattttaatttgatttttttaaatgatattattttattattattaatttatttagtatatatatatgtggaaagaatgATGAAAAGCAACCATCCCCACCATTTTTTCATGCattaacgtgagaagaagagggaaagaaagaaagttttgctttctttacaatttggtcctttcaccaaaaatccaccattttcacttagaaatcaaagaaatttccatagccaccaagagagaaaattgacaaGGAGATTATGggaagctagaatatcaagttagattcaagaaatagaggttggaggagagagaaaatcaagttaaagattaaagtcaattgagcaaggtaagaacatcatgatttcaatatatttttgagtttgatattattgaaaaagaatGAGATTGATGTTAAagtagggttttattatataaggttatatgttcttgatatgttagtgaagagaaaataagagcaagtgttgagaaatagtgtagagaaggaAAGTAAGAGTGTTATAGACTTAGTAATAAATGTTTTGCACTataacagttttggacagcagcagtaggttaactttgaaaaatcaccataaattttggaaatcgaattagaggatgaataaaacatgaaattaaatcttattgagtatagtttctcatataagaaacggtgtaagcaatataattttaaatcatgagatataataaattttgtgagacaaggttagaatgaattcgggttcccctgttttgactttgtaaaatcatcaaaaatttaataaaaataattatgggttataatttatatacttagaataattaatgagtctattttcaaaggaaataaagagaaacatcatccgaattttgtataattagataattcatttttagtgaagagtggtcggaactattagacagcaaaataggggaaaatttaaagaataaactgtactatttggctcaaccaaaaattctaaaaattttatggtaataagatatgtgagtctagtttcagggaaaatttacggatcttagtTTGGATCTTTGTATcttcagataaaaataatttagtgactgtaactcgactagacagctttgaatttaaatataagtgaatagtgaaattatgtataatgctatttaagtgTGTTATATGCATCAGGGATGTGGGACGgagaggaggaggacaataaagtatatgaatgaattgtgtataattggttatattcTTGATTATAATTGacaaacgatgaaatagaaatgatgcttatatttgtgcattattggtcatggtctAAGCTCATgtatgaaaataaagtttcatagtatgtgtgtatggtatattcggtatatgatttggcataaaaaaatatcatgaatggtttatgaattaacacatgttggtaagcgtgatacatgaataaatgttgtgctcatccatgcttataatacTTATCTATATATGTATTTGGCTAATACATTTagtgttgaaatgagaataaaataaaaatacgaaattgaataaatgatcaaattgagcagaacgccggatttgagtacttctgatcagtgacaagtgacaaagtgataagtggtagccttagctacacttatctgacttatctgatcaagtgaaaaagtgataagtggtagccttagctacacttatttgatcaagtgacaaagtgataagtggtgataagtggtagccttagctacacttatctgattaagtgacaaagtgataagtggtagttttagctacacttatctgataaggaacaagtgataagtggtgacaaagtgataagtggtacacttatctgatcaagtgacaaagtgataagtggtagcctagctacacttatctgatcaggggcaagtgataagtgatcatacgtaagaccatagttatactatggcaaagtgaaagtgaagtactcaattttccgtaatcgttccctaatttgattaaggatggtaagtgacaaatggacccaaaagaattaaagaaagTGGATAAGTGATAGTGTATTTATACCAGGATGATGCTGTTATATAAGCTAAAATGATATATTCATTgcaaaatttagaatttcataaatgtgttaatgaattgTATAATCGATAAAAGTTGAGTTAAAtagtaaatacgtattagtgttgaacttaaTGACATTAAATTttacgtgaattaaatgaaaattgctaatgatatgatttaaattgtgagcatgagaaattgcgaatttaatgaaatggaaatgaagcattaaattgcatgagtatgtatcgggtctcgtaggccctaattattatgatcataatattttgatgatatcttatgaaaaattataaaagcatgttaataattttgaaaattttaatttagatgaaattttataactcggttaaatacgtttataagtgtatgtgttctagtaatgcctcataccctattccagtgtcggatacgggtaagggacgTTACAGGGGATGGTTCTATTAACCTGACACAAATACTTTTGTAAGGTCTTAAGATCATATTGATTTAACTTTTCATAATAGACCTTATGGATCCATGCACTAGGAAAAGCTCCTAGATGGGTTGCCGGGTCATTTTGCATAAAGTATTGTGGCTTGTAAAAAATGATCACGATCCATTGGGCTCTGGTGTTCTTGAGAAATTCAAACATTATCATGTCAGCCCATTGTTCTAAAGGATAGAACCACTTGAAAAAGGTAACAAGGTTTTTTAATTCTGGACTGATTTCATCATGGATGGCCTCTGTCAAGAAATGTTGAAGGTCATGGATAGGAAATATTATCCCTATATAGAACAAATGTGTTAAGTATCAGAACATCCATTTTAATTCTTCTGGGAATTCAGTAAATTGAAGGTTTATCAGATTTATGAATGGATATTTAGGATGAAGTCCTAAAGGTTTCAAGAAAAGACCTCCAAATTCACGGAAAACACTTAATTGATAAGAGAGCATCATGTTCATGGCTTCCTTATGGAACCTTTTTTCTAGTATCAAACTTAGCACTTTTGGGGGATAGTCAGGATAAGAATTTGGTTGAGAGGGTATAGAAAAGGGTGATGGCGGATTTTGAGAGGTCTTCTTTTTACCTTTGGTTTTGGATGAGGATGAAAGTTGGAACATGAAACTTTCGGTTGGTTTAATGGTTAGTCTTGAGAGGATATCAGCTAAGACATTGGTTTTTCCTTGAATGTGTTTAACATCAAAATGATACTTGGAGAACCATTCTGCCCACCAGAGAAGTTGGGGATGAGATACTTgcttgtgtttaaattttatcattttgagaaAAGAAAGACATGTCCATTTCAACAAGGAAATGGTATCCCACCAAGTGAAATTCAAAACTTTCAATGCCTCTTTTGACAGCAAGGATTTCTTTGAAGGTGGAATGATAGTGGATTTCAGCATCTGTGAATCTTCCACTCTTGTATCCACAAAGGtgtctttttccttcattttcttcaAATAGAATTGCACCCTAATATTTGTCACTGGCATCAGTCTGCAAAATCCTTTTTCGGGTCTGCAATGGTGGTAAATGAGCAAGTTTCTCTTTGAGTTCTTTGACTGCTTGGGTCTGTTTTTTCTTCCATGGAGGAGGGTTCTTTTTTAGCATTTTCCTTAAagtatttgttaattttaagatttttggAACAAAATCTCTAAGATAATTAACAATTACTAAAAACTGCTGAACTTGTTTTTGGGAGAAGTTCTTAGTTGGAAACTTCTTCAATTCCTCAGCAATATTAGGATGGGGTTGATATCTCCCACTTTGATGATCATACCAaagaattctatttcttttttatcaATCTGCATCTTCCTTTCAGAGAGCATGATTCCATATTTGAAGATGATTTGTTGAAATTCTTCAAGGAGAGCTGCATGACTTTCCTGATCTGGACTTTAAAGGAGAAtatttaataatagaatttaataaaagaacCTTCCGTATAGATACGTAGGTAAACTTCTCATGATAATGTAAATAGAGTTACTGTTTTCACCGTACGTTGACCCTAAACCCAACAACATTGTTTCTGCTCCACCGTCTGTAATTAGCAACTTTTTTCTGCTCCACTGTCTATTCTGGTCTTCTCTCCATAGGGAGGCCATTGGTTTCATTCACTTCCTCGCATTCAAACCCAAATCCCGAATCCACTTTCGTTTCTTCTTCATGGCTTTCCTCAAATTGATTTTCCTGATTTTCATTCTCCATTCATTTATGCCAATACCCATTTCTTCAACCCCTTCACTAAACAAGGAAGTATTCGCTCAAATCCGACCCGACTTCCTTGATTTTGCAAAGAAACCAGAGATTATGGATTGGATGGTTGGTATTAGAAGAAAAATACACGAGAATCCTGAGCTTGGTTATGAAGAGTTTGAGACTAGTAAGCTTATAAGAGCCGAGCTTGATCTGATGGGGATCCCTTACAAATACCCAGTTGCTGTTACCGGTGTTGTTGGCTATATTGGCACTGGCAAGCCTCCTTTTGTCGCACTTAGAGCAGATATGGATGCTCTTGCCTTGGAGGTAATCTGTTTTAATATTGTTGATTTTAGTCAATCGATAAAAAAATACCAATACCTTAATATTAGATTAGTGCTTAAATATTCAGTGCAGTTTATACATGAGTTTGATGTGATGgaatgttgttgttgttgttttaaaTTACAGGAGCTGGTAGAGTGGGAACATAAGAGTAAGGTTCCTGGAAAGATGCATGCTTGTGGACATGATGCTCATGTTGCTATGCTTCTTGGTGCTGCAAAGATGCTTCAAGAACATCGAAATGACTTGCAGGTTccttgtaattattattttttccatGTTAATTAATGTAGCCTCTGCAAAATATTAGCTTCCTAATATGTTAAGTGATGATTCTTAGTTTAACTCGGTTGCATGGTTTGATACATCTGCTGTTCATGCTAAATATAAAACCGGTGTTTAATAGGGAACAATTGTTCTTATTTTTCAACCGGCTGAAGAAGGGGGTGGAGGGGCCAAAAAAATGTTAGATGCTGGGGCATTAGATAACGTTGATGCCATCTTTGCACTCCATGTATCTACTAAATTCCCGATTGGTGTCGTAGCGTCCCGTCCTGGCCCGATTTTAGCTGCAACCAGTTTCTTTGAAGCTGTGATAAATGGAAAGGGGGGACATGCTGCACTTCCTCAGCATACAGTAGACCCAATTTTAGCTGCTTCCAATGTGATTGTTAGTTTGCAACATCTAGTTTCACGTGAAGCTGATCCCTTGGATTCTCAGGTAATCCCTTCAAAAGCATTGTCAAACTTTCACTAACTCCATCGAAGTGTACATAACCTGTATGCAATTTTACAGCATTGCAATTTATGGTTTGGTATAATGGAACTTCTATTGCTTTTTTTCCCTCTTTTGATTTCAAAGCAAATCCATTTCACTTATAAATTGTGCTATAGATATTATGTTAATTTCTTTGACTCATGGTAAGATTTCACTTGTATTCAAGATCCTTGTGAATTTCATTTCTGTTATTGCTTAAATGCCAagagaaaaattttcaatttaactaGCTTAGAAAATATGATCTTGTTAAGGTGGTTAGCATTGGAAAATTCCAAGGAGGTGGTGCATTTAACGTCATTCCAGATTCTGTTACCATCGGTGGCACTTTTAGGACATTTTCAAAAGAAAGCTTTGTTCAACTTAAACAAAGGATCGAGGAGGTATGTTTATGTCTAATATGCAATCTGCATAACGTTTTTCTTGATTACGAGAATAGCTTGTTGGAAGCTTAAGATAGCTTCTTTTTCATCTGCATTGGACTTCAGGAGGGAATTTTCTTTTCCTCCTTTTAAGAGTGGAAGAGGAGAATGGAACTTCTGTTATAGAGTACTCTGTGATAAATGTAAACTTACAATGCGAAGTTGCAGGTTATTACGAAGCAAGCACGTGTACAGAGATGCAATGCTAAAGTCATATTCCATGAAAATTCCTCTTACCCTGTGTGCTTCAACAACAAAGAGTTGCATGAGCATTTCAGAAAGGTTGCAGGGGAAATGTTGGGCGTGCAGAATGTGGTAGAAGCAGTGGCTAATATGGGAGGAGAGGACTTTGCATTCTTTTCGGAGGTGATTCCAGGacttttcttctttcttggaATGAAGAACGAAACTCAAGGACCACTTCAATCAGGGCACTCACCCTACTATACGGTTAATGAAGATGTATTTCCATATGGTGCAGCTCTTCATGCATCATTGGCAACAACTTACCTCTCGGAAAGTCCACCCAAACATACTTCACCACCGGAAGGAAGTTTTCATGATGAACTCTGAGTGATAAACTTCTGCGATGTCATGCACGTATCTACTTGTATGGCTCATACAAACTGTTTTGAATTTATATGTGGATGGAGCATACCGTTCGAAACTCATAATGCTTCATTCAACAATGTTGTCCTGTGACTCTTGTCAGTATTTGTTATGGATAAATGAAGGCATTAAGTTAGGAAAATGccaattttttaaacatttttctggATGtagaaaggattttttttttattataggcAGATGGTAAAGAAGTAATTTGCATGATCATCACTTTATTGGATACTCATGGATGCACATTAATTGAAACTTGATTACAAGCATGCTATTGATTGCTCTTTGCTTTTTTCATTTTGCTCAACCCCAACGGAAAATGGGTGTTGAGTTCATAATAAATTAAGGTGTTTGTCGACGTATCTTGATTTAATTCTCGTAATTATTTTGTTGGTACATCAAGATTTGAgggataaattttgaattttgaatttttaaataaaaatgaaaaattttataaacattaagggttaaatttgttgattttttatacttaagataaaattgataaaaatgtataaatattaaatggCTAAATTTGTTACTAAACTAACAAAAAGGCTCACACCAAATATCGACAATTAATGAGagaatgactaaaatatttaatttcaaaaaaataataactaaattaaaaataaatttagaattgGGTGAACAAAATATAACGAgctaatagtttagtgattatttttatagtttaccattattattattattattattaccgcTCAAACAGGCTACCCAGATGTGCAAAGTAGGCCCCTCCTAGTGTCGACAGAAGCCACTAGAGTGCAAATGGAGGCCCAATCCCTAGGGAGGCTCTTGCAAGGGTAACACTTTCGAGAAGAGCCTAACGGTTCTGTTATGTGGCAAGAATGTGTTGGAAGAGTCTAGGAGGGCTCGAAGAGTTTTAAAGTCTAAAACAGAGACTAGAATCTTGTAGAACTGAGTAGAATTTTCCAGAAGCAATAAATTACTTTAACAATGTGTAAAATTGTTAAGACTATTAGGCGGCATAATTTTAACCATCGGATGCAAGAAATGTTAGCCATCTAATTGAAAGGATTTGATCTA
The genomic region above belongs to Gossypium hirsutum isolate 1008001.06 chromosome D05, Gossypium_hirsutum_v2.1, whole genome shotgun sequence and contains:
- the LOC107907162 gene encoding IAA-amino acid hydrolase ILR1-like 4, with product MAFLKLIFLIFILHSFMPIPISSTPSLNKEVFAQIRPDFLDFAKKPEIMDWMVGIRRKIHENPELGYEEFETSKLIRAELDLMGIPYKYPVAVTGVVGYIGTGKPPFVALRADMDALALEELVEWEHKSKVPGKMHACGHDAHVAMLLGAAKMLQEHRNDLQGTIVLIFQPAEEGGGGAKKMLDAGALDNVDAIFALHVSTKFPIGVVASRPGPILAATSFFEAVINGKGGHAALPQHTVDPILAASNVIVSLQHLVSREADPLDSQVVSIGKFQGGGAFNVIPDSVTIGGTFRTFSKESFVQLKQRIEEVITKQARVQRCNAKVIFHENSSYPVCFNNKELHEHFRKVAGEMLGVQNVVEAVANMGGEDFAFFSEVIPGLFFFLGMKNETQGPLQSGHSPYYTVNEDVFPYGAALHASLATTYLSESPPKHTSPPEGSFHDEL